A single Macaca fascicularis isolate 582-1 chromosome 13, T2T-MFA8v1.1 DNA region contains:
- the CNNM4 gene encoding metal transporter CNNM4 isoform X7: MYTDNRSRKRVSEKNKRDFSAFKDTDSELKVKISPQLLLAAHRFLATEVPQFSPSLISEKILLRLLKYPDVIQELKFDEHNKYYARHYLYTRNKPADYFILILQGKVEVEAGKENMKFETGAFSYYGTMALTSVPSDRSPAHPTPLSRSASLSYPDRTDISTASALAGSSNQFGSSVLGQYISDFSVRALVDLQYIKITRQQYQNGLLASRMENSPQFPIDGCTTHMENLAEKSELPVVDETTTLLNERNSLLHKASHESAI; encoded by the exons ATGTACA CTGACAACCGAAGCCGGAAGCGGGTGTCTGAGAAGAACAAGCGCGACTTCTCCGCCTTCAAGGATACGGACAGTGAGCTCAAAGTGAAAATCTCCCCGCAGCTCCTCCTGGCTGCTCATCGCTTCCTAGCCACAG AGGTCCCCCAGTTTAGCCCCTCCCTGATATCAGAGAAGATCCTGCTGCGGCTGCTCAAGTACCCAGATGTCATTCAGGAACTCAAGTTTGATGAGCATAATAAGTACTACGCCCGCCATTACCTGTACACCCGAAATAAGCCGGCCGACTACTTCATCCTCATCCTGCAG gggaaggtggaggtggaggcagggaaggagaacATGAAGTTTGAGACGGGCGCCTTTTCCTACTATGGGACTATGGCCCTGACCTCGGTCCCCTCTG ACCGttccccagcccaccccaccccactcagcCGCTCAGCCTCCCTCAGTTACCCAGACCGCACGGACATCTCAACTGCATCCGCCTTGGCAGGCAGCAGCAACCAGTTCGGCAGCTCCGTCCTGGGCCAGTACATCTCTGACTTCAGCGTCCGGGCCCTCGTGGACTTGCAGTACATCAAG ATCACTCGGCAGCAGTACCAGAACGGGCTGCTGGCCTCACGCATGGAGAACAGCCCTCAGTTTCCCATAGACGGGTGCACCACCCACATGGAGAACCTGGCCGAGAAGTCTGAGCTGCCCGTGGTGGATGAGACCACGACTCTTCTCAACGAGCGTAACTCCTTGCTGCACAAAGCCTCCCACGAGAGTGCCATCTGA